ACTGAACTTTTCTCTAGATCGCTGCCTCTAGTTTGAAAAAAAACAAGAATAAATGCACTCTCCGGTCGCTTGAAGTCTGTTTTCAAATTCAAGGAGGTCCATATGCGTTGCATTTCGAGCTTGAGGAGTATCTGCGCAAAGCAAGTTGTACGGCATGCAGTTTACGGCCTGATATTTTCGATAGCGGTTATAGGCGGTAACTCTGCATTGGCGCAGAATACAACTGCCGACGTGGTTGGCACAGTGACGGACAGCACCGGCGCTGTCATTCCCGGCGCGACGGTCGAGCTGACGAATGTCAATACGCAGGAGAAGCGCGTTATTACTTCTGGAGCGAGTGGTGAATATGTCTTTACGCTTTTGAAGCCAAGCCCCTATTCGTTGACAGTGACAGCCCCTGGATTCAAGGTATTCAAGATCAGCTCGTTCGCACTGGCGGCAGGTGACCGTTCCCGTCAGGATGCACGTATGGATATCGGCGGCACGGGAGAAGTTGTGACGGTCGATGCCGCGCCACCCGCTCTGCATACCGATAGCGCCGCGCTTATTACAACAGTCACCGAGAAAGCGACGCAGGAGTTGCCGCTCAACGGACGTAACTTCATCAACCTTGTGCAAGTAACGCCGGGCGCGACAGAAGGACTCAACAACGGCCTCGCCAGCGGCAATCGACCTGATGATCGCAGGCAGACCTCATCTGTCTCTATGAACGGCCAGGCCGATATGATGAATAATCAAACGATTGATGGTATCGATAACAATGAGCGCGTTATCGGTTCTATCGGCGTTCGCCCCTCGGTCGACGCGATCCAGGAAGTCAGCGTCCAGGCGAACGTGTTCACGGCTGAGGTGGGCCGTGCCGCAGGCGCCATTGTTAACGTAATTACAAAGTCCGGCACAAACAGCTTCCACGGTTCCGTCTACGAGTTCTTTCGCAACGACAAGCTGAATGCCAATCCATATAAATTTGGCGCGAATATTCCTAAGCCTAAGTATCGCCAGAATCAGTTTGGAGGCAGTCTTGGCGGTCCGATCGTAAAGGACAAGACCTTCTTCTTTGCAGACTACGAAGGTTTGAACATCGTTAAAAATCAGAATCCGACGATCACCACTGTACCTACGCAGGCGGACCGCAATCTGCTTACCACGATTCCGGCTGCACAGATCGACAAGATCGGTCTTCAGTATTTCAACCTTTACCCGTTGCCAACAAATGGCAATCCTTCCGGTAACTATGTGGGGGCACGCGGAGATTCGCAGTTCAACAAGACCGCTGACGGCCGCCTGGATCATCGCTTCAGCAATGGGGACCTGGCTTACCTTCGATATACCTACAACTCGGTCGACACGAAGATTGGCACGCTCTTTCCGGCAGTGAATACTTCTGCCGCAGGCATCGTCGAACCGGGTGGCAATTTAGGCAGCTATCCTGGGCCCGCAGTTACTCGTGCACACCAGGCACACTTGAACTACATTCATACTTTTACGCCCAGATTGCTGCTGGAGCTGAAGGCTGGTTACACTCTGCTGGACAACTCGCAGTTGCCCCTGAACTACGGCAACGCCATCAACACGAAGTTCGGTCAGCCGAATATTAACACAAGCACGCGCAGCAATGAACTGTCCGCCATTACTGTGAACCAGGGAACATCATCAACACTGGGAAACCGTCCTCCGATCATCTATCACGAGAATACGTGGCAGTATGAGGGTGCACTTAACTACATCCGTGGCAAACAGACGATCAAGATCGGAGCTGGTGTCATCCGCCGCCAGGATTCGACGACGCAGACAGATACTGCAAACGGCAACTGGAGCTTTACTACTTATGCCGCACTGCTGACTGGCGACTACCTGAGCGGCGGCAGAAATTCGATTCTTTATACTCCGCGTAACCGCACCTGGGAGCCGCATGGCTTCATACAGGACGACTATCATGTGGCGTCGAACCTGACGCTCAATCTGGGTATTCGTTACGATCTATTCACGCCGTACACCGAGACACAGAATATCCTGTCCAACTTTGATATTAATCTTGGGCGAATTGTGATTGCAGGTCAGGACGGCGTCAATGGCTATGGCAACGTGCGCGCAGATTACAGTAACGTTGCGCCTCGTTTTGGCTTTGCGTATACGCCGTTTGCGAAGACGGTTGTTCGCGGCGGTTTTGGATTGAGCTTTGTGCCGGAAAACACTACATCGGGTTCGGCGCTGGTCAATCAGCCGTTTACGGCTACATGGGGGGCGTACACGCCCGCACAGGCAGTTGCGCAGGCTACTACGATCGGACTGCCGAACCCTACGCAGTATGCAAAGTTTGCGGGTGGCCTGCCGACTCCAGCACCTAATAGCGCGACGAACCCATCAGGTAGCATTACTGCAGCGCTCGACACCAATTTTCGTTCCACGTACATCGAGCAGTTCAACCTGACGGCGGAACGAGAATTCTCCGGTTTCGTGGGGTCGCTCTCTTATGTAGGTGAGCTCGGCCGCCACAATGCTTATTATCTGTCGGACTACAACACCATACCTGTTGCGCTGGGTGCGAAATCTTTTCTTGTTCCGGGAGATACGACGACACCTTCACCTGCAACCGCTACAGACTTCAATACCCGCCGCCGGTTCAACGGCACCGTACCCTTTGTCACCTCTATTCCGTTGTATCGCAGTACAGGATCGAGCAGCTATCATGCCATGCAGGCGGTCCTGAAACGTCGCTTCAGCAAAGGGTTGGACCTGCAATTGGGCTACACCTTCGCCCGCCTGCTGGATAATGCTGAATCCATCAGCAACAACGGCGGCAATGGGTTTGGTTCATCCGCTGATCTGATTCCAATCATCGAATATGGCAACGGCAACCTGGATATTCGTCATCGCGTGACGGCAACGTTCAACTACGCGCTGCCTTTCGGTGAAAGTGCACGTGGTTTCAAATCGGTCCTGATCAAGGGATGGCAGGCCAACGGCCTGGTGGTGTGGAACACGGGTATGCCGTTCTCCGTTACCAACGTCACGAACCGTACCGGAACCCGTCCGACCGCGGGCAACAGCGATCGTGCGAACATGATTGGCAATGGCAAGGTAAGTCATCCGTCGATCAGCCGGTGGTTCGATATCAATGACTTCGTCTTCCAGCCTGCTGGAACGGTTAGCAATCAGCGTCGCAATCAACTTTACGGTCCTGGATTGCAGCGCGTAGACCTGTCGCTGTTCAAGAACTTTGATATCTATGAAAGGCTGAAGCTTGAGTTCCGCACGGAAGCATTCAACGTGTTGAACACGACTCAGTTTGTCAACCCGAGCTCATCGCTCAACATTGTTGCCTGCAGCGCAACGGCACCTTGTACTGGCAACTATCCGGTTGCTGGCTTCCAGCCTGTTTCCACCTTCGGAACAATCACATCGACGGCCAACGCATACAACCCGCGTCTGATCCAGTTTGCGGCTAGATTGAAGTTTTAACTTTTGCACAACGAAGCGGCTCCTTTGGGAGCCGCTTCATTGTTTAATCTAACAAGGACGTTGTCACCGTCTTGCCCTCGTTCCGTTCCGTGATTAATTTTTGCGTAGAGAGATGTGTTTGATGAAAGTTGGGCTTCTTGGTTATGGATTCATGGGTGGCGCACATCTGGCGGCACTACAGCGTATTGATGGAGTGGAAGTAACGGCGGTTTCTTCGCGCGTTCGTCCTTCCGCTGATGGACCCGCGCGCGGCAACATGGACCTGAAGAGCGGACCTCTACCGGAGACGGTCGCCTGGCATTCAGACTGGCGATCAATCGTCTCCGATCCCGCGATCGATGCTGTCGATATATGCCTTCCGACCGACATGCACCGGGAAGTTGCGCTGGCAGCGTTTGCCGCGGGTAAGCATGTGCTTTGCGAAAAGCCGATGGCCCTGACCACTGCAGATTGCGCCGAGATGCAGGCTGCGGCAAAGGCATGTGGGCGCGTCTTCATGGTGGGGCAGGTTGTCCGTTTTATGTGGCCTTACCGTTATGCTGCGAAGTTCATCGAAGAAGCAGGCCGCGACAAGGTTGTGCGATGTGTGCTGAGGCGCAGCACAGGGTATCCGCAATGGGGAGGCTGGCTGACAGACGTGAAGCGGAGCGGCGGTGCGATCATGGACCTGCTGAGCCACGATCTGGATCAAGTTATCCATCTCTTCGGGAGACCACAATCTTTTCATGCGAACAGTGTGGGGCCAGTGGACACGATGCGCGGTGTTTTGAAATATAACGATGGACTCATCGTTGAAGTGGAAGGCGGGTGGGTGACACCTGAAGCTCCATTCTCAGCGGGCTTCGAGATACAGACGGAGGGCGAGTTGCTGATGTTTCACGAGAACGCGCTCGCCCGTAAACAGGGTGAGGGCGAGGCCGTTTCCGTAGAGGTGCCGGACCACGACCCTTATTTCGACGAGGTTGCGTATTTTATCGACTGCTGTCGGCAAAACGCGGTACCGGCATTATGCCCGCCCCAGGAATCGATGCAGGCTGTTGAACTCTCACTGCAACTCATGGCATCTCGCGATGCTGGTGGAAAGGAACTTACATGGAAAGCGTAAAGCCACTTGAGATTGGCCTTGTTGTTTGGGCGGAGGGGACCGCCGAAGAGACGTTGAAGTATGTCTCCGGCTTTGGCTTGCGGTCAATGCAGCTTGGCGTTCCGCCTGCGTTGAACTGCGCATCTGCGATTCGGGATTGGAAAGAAGCCTTGTCTTCATCTCCCATTGCGGTCACAAGCGCTGTTTGTTCGTATGAAGGAGAAGACTATACCGATCTGGCAACTGTCCATGAGTCGGTAGGGTTTACTACGGCACAGTATCGCGCAGAACGAATCGCACGCACAAAAGAAGTGGCATGGTTTGCACACGAACTTGGAGTTGGGGCAGTCTCTTGCCATATCGGCTTTATTCCCGCGAAGCGTTCAGAGCCGCTTCACGCGGAGCTGGTTACTTTGACACAGGAGATATGCGCAGATCTGGCAGCAAGCGGACAAAACTTTGTGCTGGAGACTGGGCAGGAATCGGCAGAGGTCCTGCTCGGTTTTCTAGCGGATGTGGGCAAGGAAAATCTGAAGGTCA
This region of Acidobacteriota bacterium genomic DNA includes:
- a CDS encoding TonB-dependent receptor: MRCISSLRSICAKQVVRHAVYGLIFSIAVIGGNSALAQNTTADVVGTVTDSTGAVIPGATVELTNVNTQEKRVITSGASGEYVFTLLKPSPYSLTVTAPGFKVFKISSFALAAGDRSRQDARMDIGGTGEVVTVDAAPPALHTDSAALITTVTEKATQELPLNGRNFINLVQVTPGATEGLNNGLASGNRPDDRRQTSSVSMNGQADMMNNQTIDGIDNNERVIGSIGVRPSVDAIQEVSVQANVFTAEVGRAAGAIVNVITKSGTNSFHGSVYEFFRNDKLNANPYKFGANIPKPKYRQNQFGGSLGGPIVKDKTFFFADYEGLNIVKNQNPTITTVPTQADRNLLTTIPAAQIDKIGLQYFNLYPLPTNGNPSGNYVGARGDSQFNKTADGRLDHRFSNGDLAYLRYTYNSVDTKIGTLFPAVNTSAAGIVEPGGNLGSYPGPAVTRAHQAHLNYIHTFTPRLLLELKAGYTLLDNSQLPLNYGNAINTKFGQPNINTSTRSNELSAITVNQGTSSTLGNRPPIIYHENTWQYEGALNYIRGKQTIKIGAGVIRRQDSTTQTDTANGNWSFTTYAALLTGDYLSGGRNSILYTPRNRTWEPHGFIQDDYHVASNLTLNLGIRYDLFTPYTETQNILSNFDINLGRIVIAGQDGVNGYGNVRADYSNVAPRFGFAYTPFAKTVVRGGFGLSFVPENTTSGSALVNQPFTATWGAYTPAQAVAQATTIGLPNPTQYAKFAGGLPTPAPNSATNPSGSITAALDTNFRSTYIEQFNLTAEREFSGFVGSLSYVGELGRHNAYYLSDYNTIPVALGAKSFLVPGDTTTPSPATATDFNTRRRFNGTVPFVTSIPLYRSTGSSSYHAMQAVLKRRFSKGLDLQLGYTFARLLDNAESISNNGGNGFGSSADLIPIIEYGNGNLDIRHRVTATFNYALPFGESARGFKSVLIKGWQANGLVVWNTGMPFSVTNVTNRTGTRPTAGNSDRANMIGNGKVSHPSISRWFDINDFVFQPAGTVSNQRRNQLYGPGLQRVDLSLFKNFDIYERLKLEFRTEAFNVLNTTQFVNPSSSLNIVACSATAPCTGNYPVAGFQPVSTFGTITSTANAYNPRLIQFAARLKF
- a CDS encoding Gfo/Idh/MocA family oxidoreductase codes for the protein MKVGLLGYGFMGGAHLAALQRIDGVEVTAVSSRVRPSADGPARGNMDLKSGPLPETVAWHSDWRSIVSDPAIDAVDICLPTDMHREVALAAFAAGKHVLCEKPMALTTADCAEMQAAAKACGRVFMVGQVVRFMWPYRYAAKFIEEAGRDKVVRCVLRRSTGYPQWGGWLTDVKRSGGAIMDLLSHDLDQVIHLFGRPQSFHANSVGPVDTMRGVLKYNDGLIVEVEGGWVTPEAPFSAGFEIQTEGELLMFHENALARKQGEGEAVSVEVPDHDPYFDEVAYFIDCCRQNAVPALCPPQESMQAVELSLQLMASRDAGGKELTWKA
- a CDS encoding sugar phosphate isomerase/epimerase, which encodes MQLGVPPALNCASAIRDWKEALSSSPIAVTSAVCSYEGEDYTDLATVHESVGFTTAQYRAERIARTKEVAWFAHELGVGAVSCHIGFIPAKRSEPLHAELVTLTQEICADLAASGQNFVLETGQESAEVLLGFLADVGKENLKVNFDPANMVLYGSGDPLKALTLLQAHVSSVHCKDGRSPVPGGSGLGKECALGDGEVDFPGFLRILKSFNYSGALTIEREEQDRARRTADIGTAVARLRQWTA